The proteins below are encoded in one region of Stigmatopora argus isolate UIUO_Sarg chromosome 2, RoL_Sarg_1.0, whole genome shotgun sequence:
- the fgf7 gene encoding fibroblast growth factor 7 — protein MRKWMLTWNLTYLFSGLYLHAVFLLGSVCVVYSDCTPAQLAAIMNCSRHERHTRNYDYMEGGDVRIRQLFSRTQWFLTIDEEGNINGTQDPTNCYSILEIRTVSEGGILAIKGIKSQHYISMNKGGQLQGKRTYNENCNFKEVFLENYFNAYSSTKWTKNGREMFIALSQKGRPMRGKKTRREHVASHFIPMKCREEERRTD, from the exons ATGCGCAAATGGATGCTGACATGGAACCTTACATATCTGTTTTCGGGACTCTACCTGCACGCCGTCTTCCTACTGGGCAGCGTGTGTGTGGTCTACAGTGACTGCACTCCGGCTCAACTCGCTGCCATTATGAACTGCTCAAGACACGAGCGTCACACAAGGAATTACGACTACATGGAGGGAGGAGATGTGCGGATCCGACAGCTGTTCAGTCGCACCCAGTGGTTTCTGACCATTGATGAGGAAGGCAACATCAACGGGACTCAAGATCCGACCAACTGTTACA GCATCTTAGAAATCAGGACAGTGTCTGAGGGGGGCATACTGGCCATTAAAGGCATCAAGAGCCAGCATTACATCTCCATGAACAAAGGTGGACAGCTTCAAGGAAAG AGGACCTACAATGAAAACTGCAACTTCAAAGAGGTCTTCCTAGAAAACTACTTCAATGCCTACTCTTCGACAAAGTGGACTAAGAATGGGAGAGAAATGTTCATCGCGCTGTCTCAGAAAGGACGGCCCATGCGAGGAAAGAAGACGAGGCGGGAGCATGTCGCCTCACACTTCATTCCCATGAAATGCAGAGAGGAGGAGAGAAGAACGGACTAA
- the cops2 gene encoding COP9 signalosome complex subunit 2, with protein MSDMEDDFMCDDEEDYDLEYSEDSNSEPNVDLENQYYNSKALKEDDPKAALSSFQKVLELEGEKGEWGFKALKQMIKINFKLTNFPEMMNRYKQLLTYIRSAVTRNYSEKSINSILDYISTSKQMDLLQEFYETTLEALKDAKNDRLWFKTNTKLGKLYLEREEFGKLQKILRQLHQSCQTDDGEDDLKKGTQLLEIYALEIQMYTAQKNNKKLKALYEQSLHIKSAIPHPLIMGVIRECGGKMHLREGEFEKAHTDFFEAFKNYDESGSPRRTTCLKYLVLANMLMKSGINPFDSQEAKPYKNDPEILAMTNLVSAYQNNDITEFEKILKTNHSNIMDDPFIREHIEELLRNIRTQVLIKLIKPYTRIHIPFISKELNIDVCDVESLLVQCILDNTIHGRIDQVNQLLELDYQKRGGARYTALDKWTNQLNSLNQAIVSKLT; from the exons ATGTCTGACATGGAGGACGATTTCATGTGTGACGACGAAGAGGACTACGACCTG GAATATTCGGAAGACAGCAATTCGGAGCCAAATGTTGACCTGGAGAACCAGTACTACAACTCCAAAGCCTTGAAAGAGGATGATCCCAAAGCAGCGCTCAGCAGTTTCCAGAAG GTACTGGAACTAGAAGGCGAGAAAGGCGAATGGGGGTTCAAAGCACTGAAGCAGATGATTAAAATAAACTTCAAATTG ACTAATTTCCCAGAGATGATGAACCGATACAAACAGTTGCTGACGTACATAAGAAGCGCCGTCACCAGGAACTACTCGGAAAAGTCCATCAACTCCATTCTGGACTACATATCAACTTCCAAACAG ATGGATTTACTACAAGAGTTCTACGAAACGACTCTGGAAGCTTTAAAAGATGCAAAAAACGACAGACTTTGgttcaaaacaaacacaaag TTAGGAAAGTTGTACCTGGAAAGAGAAGAATTTGGAAAGCTGCAGAAGATCCTGAGGCAATTACACCAGTCTTGTCAG ACGGACGATGGCGAGGATGACCTGAAGAAAGGGACGCAGCTGTTAGAGATCTACGCTCTGGAAATTCAGATGTACacagcacaaaaaaacaacaagaaattgAAAGCCCTGTATGAGCAGTCACTTCACATCAAATCTGCCATTCCTCATCCACTTATAATGGGCGTCATTCGGG AGTGCGGCGGAAAAATGCATCTGAGAGAGGGCGAGTTTGAGAAAGCTCACACAGACTTCTTCGAGGCCTTTAAAAACTACGACGAATCCGGAAGCCCAAGACGGACGACGTGTTTGAAGTACCTGGTGCTTGCCAACATGCTAATGAAGTCGGGAATCAATCCTTTTGACTCGCAAGAG gCCAAACCATACAAAAACGATCCAGAGATATTAGCAATGACGAATTTAGTAAG CGCCTACCAGAATAACGACATCACTGAATTTGagaaaatattgaaaacaaaTCACAGTAACATCATGGACGACCCCTTCATCAGAGAACATATAGAAG agCTGCTGCGGAATATCAGAACTCAAGTGCTTATAAAACTCATCAAACCATACACAAGAATACACATCCCTTTTATTTCGAAG GAGCTAAATATCGATGTTTGCGATGTGGAGAGTCTGCTGGTGCAGTGCATTTTGGATAA CACAATCCACGGGCGAATTGACCAAGTCAACCAACTACTAGAACTGGACTACCAGAAGAGGGGAGGGGCTCGTTATACAGCTTTAGACAAATGGACAAATCAGCTGAACTCTCTCAACCAGGCCATTGTGAGCAAGCTCACATGA